From a single Myotis daubentonii chromosome 5, mMyoDau2.1, whole genome shotgun sequence genomic region:
- the FHIP2B gene encoding FHF complex subunit HOOK-interacting protein 2B isoform X3, which yields MLDILVHEERQQAAGEAGPCLEYLLQHKILETLCTLGKAEYPPGMRQQVFQFFSKVLAQVQHPLLHYLNVHRPVQKLLRLGGAPGSLTEKEEVQFTTVLCSKIQQDPALLTYILEGKKTVAPKKASQESTALPRETASIEDQDHPHSKAPDGAGALTAQLPVEPQEPDEGIGESNLITSLVGLCKSKKGRVALKAQENLLLLVSVAPQAAAAYLVQSSPCCPAIVKHLCQLYQSLPTFLDPADIAALEGITWRLPSAPSDEGNFPGKEALAAFLGWFDYCDHLIMEAHAVVADALAKAVAEKLFVEILQPQLLHVSEQSVLTSTALLTALLRQLRSPALLGEAVAFLLGSEQRPAAPEDSPCTPCAHLIRHCDHLSDEISIATLRLFEELLQKPHEQIIRSLVLCHLEGRLYAARGSQEPESYEDNLDLEEDPYFTDGLLDAGFQPSAKPHPAPATNSDGKTAVTEIVNSFLCLVPEEAKTSAFLEETGYDTYVHDAYGLFQECSSRVSPWGWPLALTPLDPHEPERPFFEGHFLRMLFDRMSRILEQPYSLNLQVTSVLSRLALFPHPLIHEYLLDPYISLAPGCRSLFSVLVRVIGDLMQRIQRVPQFPGKLLLVRKQLMGHIPGEQLDHQTLLQGVVVLEEFCKELAAIAFVKFPPQGPHLHLPPPLEGHV from the exons ATGCTGGACATCCTGGTGCACGAGGAGAGGCAGCAGGCGGCGGGCGAGGCCGGGCCCTGCCTCGAGTACCTGCTGCAGCACAAGATCCTGGAGACCCTGTGCACGCTGGGCAAGGCCGAG tACCCCCCCGGCATGCGGCAGCAGGTGTTCCAGTTCTTCAGCAAGGTTCTGGCCCAGGTCCAGCACCCTCTCCTGCATTACCTCAACGTCCACAGGCCTGTGCAG AAACTTCTCCGGCTTGGGGGAGCTCCCGGATCCCTCACAGAAAAGGAGGAGGTGCAGTTCACCACCGTCCTCTGCTCCAAGATCCAGCAGGATCCAGCCCTGCTCACCTACATCCTGGAA GGTAAAAAAACTGTCGCTCCGAAGAAAGCATCCCAGGAGTCCACGGCCCTGCCTAGAGAGACGGCCAGTATCGAGGACCAGGACCACCCCCACAGCAAAGCTCCTGACGGGGCCGGGGCCTTGACCGCCCAGCTGCCTGTTGAGCCCCAGGAGCCCGATGAGGGGATCGGGGAGAGCAACCTAATCACCTCCCTGGTTGGCTTGTGCAAGAGCAAG AAAGGTCGTGTGGCTCTGAAGGCCCAGGAGAACCTGCTACTCCTTGTTAGCGTGGCTCCCCAGGCAGCCGCCGCCTACCTGGTGCAGAGCAGCCCTTGCTGCCCTGCGATTGTGAAGCACCTTTGCCAGCTGTACCAGTCCTTGCCCACCTTTCTGGACCCTGCAGACATTGCTGCTTTAGAGGGCATCACCTGGAG GTTACCCAGTGCCCCGTCTGATGAGGGTAACTTCCCAGGCAAAGAGGCcctggctgcctttctgggctGGTTCGATTACTGTGACCACCTCATCATGGAGGCGCACGCG GTGGTTGCGGATGCCTTGGCAAAGGCTGTGGCTGAGAAGTTATTCGTGGAGATCCTGCAGCCGCAGCTCCTACACGT GTCTGAGCAGAGCGTCCTGACCTCCACGGCCCTGCTGACGGCCCTGCTGCGTCAGCTCCGCTCCCCTGCGCTGCTTGGAGAGGCCGTGGCCTTCCTCCTGGGCTCGGAGCAGCGGCCGGCAGCCCCCGAGGACAGCCCCTGCACCCCGTGCGCTCACCTCATCAGGCACTGCGACCACCTCTCTGATGAG ATCAGCATCGCCACGCTGCGGCTGTTTGAGGAGCTGCTCCAGAAGCCCCACGAACAGATCATCCGCAGCCTGGTCCTGTGCCACCTCGAGGGCCGCCTGTACGCGGCCCGGGGTTCCCAGGAGCCCGAGAGCTACGAAGACAATCT AGACCTAGAGGAGGACCCCTACTTCACAGACGGCCTCCTCGACGCCGGCTTCCAGCCCTCGGCCAAGCCCCATCCAGCCCCCGCCACCAACTCGGATGGCAAAACGGCGGTAACTGAGATCGTCAACAG CTTCCTCTGCCTGGTTCCCGAGGAGGCCAAGACCTCCGCCTTCCTGGAGGAGACCGGATATGACACTTACGTCCACGATGCCTACGGACTG tTCCAGGAGTGCAGCTCCCGCGTCAgtccctggggctggcccctggCTCTCACCCCTCTGGACCCCCACGAGCCGGAGCGGCCTTTCTTTGAGGGGCACTTCCTGCGAATGCTGTTTGACCGCATGTCCCGGATTTTGGAACAG CCATACAGCCTGAACCTGCAAGTGACCTCAGTCCTGTCCCGGCTCgccctcttccctcacccccttaTCCATGAGTACCTCCTGGACCCCTACATCAGCCTGGCCCCCGGCTGCAGGAGCCTGTTCTCTGTGCTTGTCCGG GTAATTGGGGACTTGATGCAGAGAATTCAGAGGGTACCCCAGTTCCCAGGCAAACTGCTCCTGGTGCGCAAGCAGCTGATGGGTCATATTCCTGGGGAGCA GCTGGACCACCAGACCCTTCTCCAGGGAGTGGTGGTACTGGAGGAATTCTGCAAGGAACTGGCTGCCATTGCTTTTGTCAAGTTCCCCCCACAGGGTCCTCACctgcacctccccccacccctggaaGGGCACGTCTGA
- the FHIP2B gene encoding FHF complex subunit HOOK-interacting protein 2B isoform X1, with protein MLSRLGALLQEAVGAWEPTIDLLEAFVEHWKGITHYYIESTDENTPVKKTDIPWRLKQMLDILVHEERQQAAGEAGPCLEYLLQHKILETLCTLGKAEYPPGMRQQVFQFFSKVLAQVQHPLLHYLNVHRPVQKLLRLGGAPGSLTEKEEVQFTTVLCSKIQQDPALLTYILEGKKTVAPKKASQESTALPRETASIEDQDHPHSKAPDGAGALTAQLPVEPQEPDEGIGESNLITSLVGLCKSKKGRVALKAQENLLLLVSVAPQAAAAYLVQSSPCCPAIVKHLCQLYQSLPTFLDPADIAALEGITWRLPSAPSDEGNFPGKEALAAFLGWFDYCDHLIMEAHAVVADALAKAVAEKLFVEILQPQLLHVSEQSVLTSTALLTALLRQLRSPALLGEAVAFLLGSEQRPAAPEDSPCTPCAHLIRHCDHLSDEISIATLRLFEELLQKPHEQIIRSLVLCHLEGRLYAARGSQEPESYEDNLDLEEDPYFTDGLLDAGFQPSAKPHPAPATNSDGKTAVTEIVNSFLCLVPEEAKTSAFLEETGYDTYVHDAYGLFQECSSRVSPWGWPLALTPLDPHEPERPFFEGHFLRMLFDRMSRILEQPYSLNLQVTSVLSRLALFPHPLIHEYLLDPYISLAPGCRSLFSVLVRVIGDLMQRIQRVPQFPGKLLLVRKQLMGHIPGEQLDHQTLLQGVVVLEEFCKELAAIAFVKFPPQGPHLHLPPPLEGHV; from the exons ATGCTGAGCCGGCTCGGGGCGCTGCTGCAGGAGGCCGTGGGCGCG TGGGAGCCCACCATCGACCTTCTGGAGGCGTTCGTGGAGCACTGGAAGGGCATCACGCACTATTACATCGAGAGCACAG ATGAAAACACCCCGGTCAAGAAGACGGATATCCCCTGGCGGCTGAAGCAGATGCTGGACATCCTGGTGCACGAGGAGAGGCAGCAGGCGGCGGGCGAGGCCGGGCCCTGCCTCGAGTACCTGCTGCAGCACAAGATCCTGGAGACCCTGTGCACGCTGGGCAAGGCCGAG tACCCCCCCGGCATGCGGCAGCAGGTGTTCCAGTTCTTCAGCAAGGTTCTGGCCCAGGTCCAGCACCCTCTCCTGCATTACCTCAACGTCCACAGGCCTGTGCAG AAACTTCTCCGGCTTGGGGGAGCTCCCGGATCCCTCACAGAAAAGGAGGAGGTGCAGTTCACCACCGTCCTCTGCTCCAAGATCCAGCAGGATCCAGCCCTGCTCACCTACATCCTGGAA GGTAAAAAAACTGTCGCTCCGAAGAAAGCATCCCAGGAGTCCACGGCCCTGCCTAGAGAGACGGCCAGTATCGAGGACCAGGACCACCCCCACAGCAAAGCTCCTGACGGGGCCGGGGCCTTGACCGCCCAGCTGCCTGTTGAGCCCCAGGAGCCCGATGAGGGGATCGGGGAGAGCAACCTAATCACCTCCCTGGTTGGCTTGTGCAAGAGCAAG AAAGGTCGTGTGGCTCTGAAGGCCCAGGAGAACCTGCTACTCCTTGTTAGCGTGGCTCCCCAGGCAGCCGCCGCCTACCTGGTGCAGAGCAGCCCTTGCTGCCCTGCGATTGTGAAGCACCTTTGCCAGCTGTACCAGTCCTTGCCCACCTTTCTGGACCCTGCAGACATTGCTGCTTTAGAGGGCATCACCTGGAG GTTACCCAGTGCCCCGTCTGATGAGGGTAACTTCCCAGGCAAAGAGGCcctggctgcctttctgggctGGTTCGATTACTGTGACCACCTCATCATGGAGGCGCACGCG GTGGTTGCGGATGCCTTGGCAAAGGCTGTGGCTGAGAAGTTATTCGTGGAGATCCTGCAGCCGCAGCTCCTACACGT GTCTGAGCAGAGCGTCCTGACCTCCACGGCCCTGCTGACGGCCCTGCTGCGTCAGCTCCGCTCCCCTGCGCTGCTTGGAGAGGCCGTGGCCTTCCTCCTGGGCTCGGAGCAGCGGCCGGCAGCCCCCGAGGACAGCCCCTGCACCCCGTGCGCTCACCTCATCAGGCACTGCGACCACCTCTCTGATGAG ATCAGCATCGCCACGCTGCGGCTGTTTGAGGAGCTGCTCCAGAAGCCCCACGAACAGATCATCCGCAGCCTGGTCCTGTGCCACCTCGAGGGCCGCCTGTACGCGGCCCGGGGTTCCCAGGAGCCCGAGAGCTACGAAGACAATCT AGACCTAGAGGAGGACCCCTACTTCACAGACGGCCTCCTCGACGCCGGCTTCCAGCCCTCGGCCAAGCCCCATCCAGCCCCCGCCACCAACTCGGATGGCAAAACGGCGGTAACTGAGATCGTCAACAG CTTCCTCTGCCTGGTTCCCGAGGAGGCCAAGACCTCCGCCTTCCTGGAGGAGACCGGATATGACACTTACGTCCACGATGCCTACGGACTG tTCCAGGAGTGCAGCTCCCGCGTCAgtccctggggctggcccctggCTCTCACCCCTCTGGACCCCCACGAGCCGGAGCGGCCTTTCTTTGAGGGGCACTTCCTGCGAATGCTGTTTGACCGCATGTCCCGGATTTTGGAACAG CCATACAGCCTGAACCTGCAAGTGACCTCAGTCCTGTCCCGGCTCgccctcttccctcacccccttaTCCATGAGTACCTCCTGGACCCCTACATCAGCCTGGCCCCCGGCTGCAGGAGCCTGTTCTCTGTGCTTGTCCGG GTAATTGGGGACTTGATGCAGAGAATTCAGAGGGTACCCCAGTTCCCAGGCAAACTGCTCCTGGTGCGCAAGCAGCTGATGGGTCATATTCCTGGGGAGCA GCTGGACCACCAGACCCTTCTCCAGGGAGTGGTGGTACTGGAGGAATTCTGCAAGGAACTGGCTGCCATTGCTTTTGTCAAGTTCCCCCCACAGGGTCCTCACctgcacctccccccacccctggaaGGGCACGTCTGA
- the FHIP2B gene encoding FHF complex subunit HOOK-interacting protein 2B isoform X2 — translation MLSRLGALLQEAVGAWEPTIDLLEAFVEHWKGITHYYIESTDENTPVKKTDIPWRLKQMLDILVHEERQQAAGEAGPCLEYLLQHKILETLCTLGKAEYPPGMRQQVFQFFSKVLAQVQHPLLHYLNVHRPVQKLLRLGGAPGSLTEKEEVQFTTVLCSKIQQDPALLTYILEGKKTVAPKKASQESTALPRETASIEDQDHPHSKAPDGAGALTAQLPVEPQEPDEGIGESNLITSLVGLCKSKKGRVALKAQENLLLLVSVAPQAAAAYLVQSSPCCPAIVKHLCQLYQSLPTFLDPADIAALEGITWRLPSAPSDEGNFPGKEALAAFLGWFDYCDHLIMEAHAVVADALAKAVAEKLFVEILQPQLLHVSEQSVLTSTALLTALLRQLRSPALLGEAVAFLLGSEQRPAAPEDSPCTPCAHLIRHCDHLSDEISIATLRLFEELLQKPHEQIIRSLVLCHLEGRLYAARGSQEPESYEDNLDLEEDPYFTDGLLDAGFQPSAKPHPAPATNSDGKTAVTEIVNSFLCLVPEEAKTSAFLEETGYDTYVHDAYGLFQECSSRVSPWGWPLALTPLDPHEPERPFFEGHFLRMLFDRMSRILEQVIGDLMQRIQRVPQFPGKLLLVRKQLMGHIPGEQLDHQTLLQGVVVLEEFCKELAAIAFVKFPPQGPHLHLPPPLEGHV, via the exons ATGCTGAGCCGGCTCGGGGCGCTGCTGCAGGAGGCCGTGGGCGCG TGGGAGCCCACCATCGACCTTCTGGAGGCGTTCGTGGAGCACTGGAAGGGCATCACGCACTATTACATCGAGAGCACAG ATGAAAACACCCCGGTCAAGAAGACGGATATCCCCTGGCGGCTGAAGCAGATGCTGGACATCCTGGTGCACGAGGAGAGGCAGCAGGCGGCGGGCGAGGCCGGGCCCTGCCTCGAGTACCTGCTGCAGCACAAGATCCTGGAGACCCTGTGCACGCTGGGCAAGGCCGAG tACCCCCCCGGCATGCGGCAGCAGGTGTTCCAGTTCTTCAGCAAGGTTCTGGCCCAGGTCCAGCACCCTCTCCTGCATTACCTCAACGTCCACAGGCCTGTGCAG AAACTTCTCCGGCTTGGGGGAGCTCCCGGATCCCTCACAGAAAAGGAGGAGGTGCAGTTCACCACCGTCCTCTGCTCCAAGATCCAGCAGGATCCAGCCCTGCTCACCTACATCCTGGAA GGTAAAAAAACTGTCGCTCCGAAGAAAGCATCCCAGGAGTCCACGGCCCTGCCTAGAGAGACGGCCAGTATCGAGGACCAGGACCACCCCCACAGCAAAGCTCCTGACGGGGCCGGGGCCTTGACCGCCCAGCTGCCTGTTGAGCCCCAGGAGCCCGATGAGGGGATCGGGGAGAGCAACCTAATCACCTCCCTGGTTGGCTTGTGCAAGAGCAAG AAAGGTCGTGTGGCTCTGAAGGCCCAGGAGAACCTGCTACTCCTTGTTAGCGTGGCTCCCCAGGCAGCCGCCGCCTACCTGGTGCAGAGCAGCCCTTGCTGCCCTGCGATTGTGAAGCACCTTTGCCAGCTGTACCAGTCCTTGCCCACCTTTCTGGACCCTGCAGACATTGCTGCTTTAGAGGGCATCACCTGGAG GTTACCCAGTGCCCCGTCTGATGAGGGTAACTTCCCAGGCAAAGAGGCcctggctgcctttctgggctGGTTCGATTACTGTGACCACCTCATCATGGAGGCGCACGCG GTGGTTGCGGATGCCTTGGCAAAGGCTGTGGCTGAGAAGTTATTCGTGGAGATCCTGCAGCCGCAGCTCCTACACGT GTCTGAGCAGAGCGTCCTGACCTCCACGGCCCTGCTGACGGCCCTGCTGCGTCAGCTCCGCTCCCCTGCGCTGCTTGGAGAGGCCGTGGCCTTCCTCCTGGGCTCGGAGCAGCGGCCGGCAGCCCCCGAGGACAGCCCCTGCACCCCGTGCGCTCACCTCATCAGGCACTGCGACCACCTCTCTGATGAG ATCAGCATCGCCACGCTGCGGCTGTTTGAGGAGCTGCTCCAGAAGCCCCACGAACAGATCATCCGCAGCCTGGTCCTGTGCCACCTCGAGGGCCGCCTGTACGCGGCCCGGGGTTCCCAGGAGCCCGAGAGCTACGAAGACAATCT AGACCTAGAGGAGGACCCCTACTTCACAGACGGCCTCCTCGACGCCGGCTTCCAGCCCTCGGCCAAGCCCCATCCAGCCCCCGCCACCAACTCGGATGGCAAAACGGCGGTAACTGAGATCGTCAACAG CTTCCTCTGCCTGGTTCCCGAGGAGGCCAAGACCTCCGCCTTCCTGGAGGAGACCGGATATGACACTTACGTCCACGATGCCTACGGACTG tTCCAGGAGTGCAGCTCCCGCGTCAgtccctggggctggcccctggCTCTCACCCCTCTGGACCCCCACGAGCCGGAGCGGCCTTTCTTTGAGGGGCACTTCCTGCGAATGCTGTTTGACCGCATGTCCCGGATTTTGGAACAG GTAATTGGGGACTTGATGCAGAGAATTCAGAGGGTACCCCAGTTCCCAGGCAAACTGCTCCTGGTGCGCAAGCAGCTGATGGGTCATATTCCTGGGGAGCA GCTGGACCACCAGACCCTTCTCCAGGGAGTGGTGGTACTGGAGGAATTCTGCAAGGAACTGGCTGCCATTGCTTTTGTCAAGTTCCCCCCACAGGGTCCTCACctgcacctccccccacccctggaaGGGCACGTCTGA
- the DMTN gene encoding dematin, whose translation MERLQKQPLTSPGSVSSSRDSSVPGSPSSIVAKMDNQVLGYKDLAALPKDKAILDIERPDLMIYEPHFTYSLLDHVELPRSRERSLSPKSTSPPPSPEVWADSRSPGTISQASAPRTTGTPRTSLPHFHHPETTRPDSNIYKKPPIYKQRESMGGSPQSKHQIEDLIIESSKFPAAQPPDPNQPAKIETDYWPCPPSLAVVETEWRKRKASRRGAEEEEEEDDDDSGEEMKALRERQREELSKVTSNLGKMILKEEMEKSLPIRRKTRSLPDRTPFHASLHGGTSKSSSLPAYGRTTLSRLQSTDFSPTGSEAGSPGLQNGEGQRGRMDRGNSLPCVLEQKIYPYEMLVVTNKGRTKLPPGVDRMRLERHLSAEDFSRVFAMSPEEFSKLALWKRNELKKKASLF comes from the exons ATGGAGCGGCTGCAGAAG CAACCACTTACCTCCCCCGGGAGCGTCAGCTCCTCCCGAGACTCCAGTGTTCCCGGCTCTCCCTCCAGCATCGTG GCCAAGATGGACAACCAGGTGCTGGGCTACAAAGACTTGGCTGCCCTCCCCAAGGACAAGGCCATCCTGGACATCGAGCGGCCTGACCTCATGATCTACGAGCCCCACTTCACCTATTCTCTCCTGGATCACGTGGAGCTGCCCAGAAGCCGGGAG CGCTCGCTGTCACCCAAATCCACATCCCCCCCACCGTCCCCAGAG GTGTGGGCGGATAGCCGGTCCCCTGGAACCATCTCTCAGGCTTCAGCCCCAAGAACCACTGGGACCCCCCGAACCAGCCTGCCCCATTTCCACCATCCTG AGACCACCCGCCCAGATTCCAACATCTACAAGAAGCCACCCATCTACAAGCAGAGAG AGTCCATGGGAGGCAGCCCTCAGAGCAAGCACCAGATTGAGGACCTCATCATTGAGTCATCGAAgttccctgcagcccagccccctgACCCCAACCAGCCAGCCAAGATCGAGACTGACTactggccatgccccccatcGCTGGCTGTTGTGG AAACAGAATGGAGGAAGCGGAAAGCATCCCGGAGAGgcgcagaggaggaggaggaggaggacgacgaTGACTCCGGGGAGGAGATGAAGGCCCTCAGGGAGCGCCAGAGAGAGGAACTCAGTAAG GTCACTTCCAACTTGGGAAAGATGATCTTGAAAGAAGAGATGGAAAAGTCACTGCCGATCCGGAGAAAAACCCGCTCCCTGCCCGACCGGACACCCTTTCATGCCT ccttgcACGGTGGAACATCAAAGTCATCTTCCCTCCCGGCCTACGGCAGGACCACCCTGAGCCGG CTGCAGTCCACAGACTTCAGCCCAACCGGGAGTGAGGCTGGAAGCCCAG gcctgcag AACGGAGAGGGCCAGAGGGGGAGGATGGACCGGGGGAACTCCCTGCCCTGTGTGCTGGAGCAGAAG atctATCCCTACGAAATGCTGGTGGTGACCAATAAGGGGCGAACCAAGTTGCCTCCAGGTGTGGATCGGATGAGGCTGGAG AGGCATCTGTCAGCCGAGGACTTCTCCAGGGTGTTCGCCATGTCTCCGGAAGAGTTTAGCAAGCTGGCTCTGTGGAAGCGGAATGAGCTCAAGAAGAAGGCTTCCCTCTTCTGA